A DNA window from Microcystis aeruginosa NIES-843 contains the following coding sequences:
- a CDS encoding LON peptidase substrate-binding domain-containing protein, which translates to MATSSIAVRELPLFPLPEVVLFPGRPLPLHIFEFRYRIMMNTILEEDRRFGVLMVDPATGEIAKVGSCAEVVRCQRLPDDRLKILTIGQQRFRVLEYVREKPYRVGLVEWIEDVPTTQDLRPLAKEVDRLLRDVVHLSAKLTAQKIELPDDLPSLPLELSYWVAGNLYGVAGEQQALLEMLDTVSRLQRESEILTSTRNHLAARTALKDALN; encoded by the coding sequence ATGGCCACTTCTTCCATTGCCGTTAGAGAATTACCTCTCTTTCCCCTACCCGAAGTTGTTTTATTCCCGGGTCGTCCTCTGCCCCTGCACATCTTCGAGTTTCGCTATCGGATTATGATGAATACGATATTGGAAGAAGATCGCCGTTTTGGGGTCTTAATGGTAGATCCAGCCACGGGAGAAATCGCTAAAGTCGGCAGTTGTGCCGAAGTTGTCCGTTGTCAACGTCTCCCGGACGACCGGTTAAAAATTCTCACCATCGGTCAACAGCGCTTCCGTGTCCTAGAATACGTCCGGGAAAAACCCTATCGTGTCGGTTTAGTGGAGTGGATTGAAGATGTCCCCACCACCCAAGATCTGCGACCTCTGGCCAAAGAAGTGGATCGACTGCTGCGGGATGTGGTTCATCTCTCAGCCAAATTAACCGCTCAGAAAATTGAACTCCCCGACGATTTGCCTAGTCTTCCCCTGGAATTATCCTACTGGGTGGCGGGTAATCTCTACGGTGTGGCCGGGGAACAACAAGCTTTATTAGAAATGCTCGATACAGTCAGTCGTCTGCAACGAGAATCGGAAATTCTCACCTCGACTCGCAATCATCTGGCCGCTCGCACGGCTCTTAAAGATGCTTTAAATTAA
- a CDS encoding Crp/Fnr family transcriptional regulator, with the protein MLLTYNPSVSPFREDYSESRRLHFYDRGENIPLVVDGVWQVYRGMAQLSQVSESGEEILLGWAHSSHFFGLNLTHLESYHARALSELYLKWYTIAEVENSAELTRMMLNQMIRRQQQTESLLAIAGLKRVEERLQQLLQLLKREMGEPIAQGSRLKIRLTHQNLANAIGTTRVTVTRLLGEFQRQGAVSSDCDRHLIIHD; encoded by the coding sequence ATGTTGCTGACCTATAATCCCAGCGTCTCACCCTTCCGAGAAGACTATAGCGAGAGTCGTCGGCTCCATTTTTATGATCGCGGGGAAAATATTCCTCTGGTGGTTGATGGAGTCTGGCAAGTTTATCGGGGTATGGCGCAACTAAGTCAAGTATCTGAGAGTGGAGAGGAAATTTTACTAGGCTGGGCCCATTCATCCCACTTTTTTGGCTTAAATTTGACCCATCTAGAATCCTATCACGCCAGAGCCTTGTCGGAACTGTACCTAAAATGGTACACGATCGCCGAAGTAGAAAATTCGGCGGAATTAACTAGGATGATGTTAAATCAAATGATCCGTCGTCAACAACAAACGGAATCGCTTCTTGCGATCGCAGGACTCAAACGAGTGGAGGAACGTCTCCAGCAGTTACTACAGTTATTAAAGCGGGAAATGGGAGAACCAATCGCCCAAGGCAGTCGTTTAAAGATCCGTTTAACCCATCAAAATCTCGCCAATGCTATCGGTACTACAAGGGTAACGGTGACGCGTTTGTTAGGCGAATTTCAGCGTCAGGGAGCCGTGAGCAGCGATTGCGATCGCCACTTAATTATTCACGATTAA
- a CDS encoding ROK family protein encodes MVKTVIGVDLGGTAIKIGKFDQEGNCLESLTLPTPQPATPKEVALTIHQGICQVNLDKSCQAIGVGTPGPADAQGRIAKIAINLAGWRDIPLADWLEESTGMPTILANDANCAGLGEAWLGAGKRFQNLILLTLGTGVGGAIILDGNLFVGSKGTAAELGLITLNFDGPLCNSGNRGSLEQYVSRQAIRRMTGKEPKQLAELAEKGDREALEFWQRYGCLLGAGIASLLYVLTPEAVIIGGGISASAKFFFPSLLTEIEGRVLPSSREGLEVLTAELGNRAGMVGAAKLAWQLLDLRKESIMGGD; translated from the coding sequence ATGGTGAAAACAGTAATAGGTGTCGATTTAGGTGGAACTGCGATTAAAATTGGTAAATTTGACCAAGAGGGCAATTGTCTCGAATCTCTCACCTTGCCCACTCCCCAACCCGCTACACCCAAAGAAGTCGCCCTTACCATACATCAAGGCATTTGTCAAGTAAATTTAGATAAAAGTTGTCAAGCCATCGGTGTGGGAACGCCGGGGCCGGCGGATGCTCAGGGAAGAATTGCCAAAATAGCGATTAATTTGGCAGGATGGCGGGATATTCCCCTCGCCGATTGGTTAGAAGAAAGTACGGGAATGCCGACAATTTTAGCCAATGATGCCAATTGTGCCGGTTTGGGGGAAGCTTGGTTAGGAGCGGGCAAACGGTTTCAAAACTTGATCCTGTTGACCTTGGGGACGGGAGTAGGAGGGGCAATTATCCTCGATGGTAACTTATTTGTGGGCAGCAAGGGAACAGCCGCAGAATTAGGCTTAATAACCCTCAATTTTGACGGTCCATTGTGCAATAGCGGTAATCGGGGTTCCTTGGAACAATACGTCTCCCGGCAAGCTATTCGCCGGATGACCGGCAAAGAACCGAAGCAATTGGCAGAATTGGCCGAAAAAGGCGATCGAGAGGCTTTAGAATTCTGGCAGCGTTACGGCTGTTTACTGGGGGCTGGTATCGCCAGTTTACTCTATGTTCTCACTCCAGAGGCGGTAATTATCGGCGGCGGCATTAGCGCCAGTGCTAAGTTTTTCTTTCCCTCTCTGCTCACAGAAATCGAAGGACGGGTGTTACCTAGTTCCAGAGAAGGATTAGAGGTATTAACGGCCGAGTTAGGTAATCGCGCTGGGATGGTGGGGGCCGCTAAATTAGCTTGGCAATTATTGGACCTCCGCAAGGAGTCTATTATGGGGGGGGACTGA